In Desulfuribacillus stibiiarsenatis, one genomic interval encodes:
- a CDS encoding GGDEF domain-containing protein encodes MSVLMTWFVLIFLTVTFLYLTWKVYKVYLQTFDTFLFYGFFGLLIFSANVLLWGVNYFIGNFSAVSVFISICFMIGYGLIFWAFFHKVSICINSKSEKTIFGLDILIVITVSITIALYVAVKPFLTTYNFFHLTNGLIILYPIIGVILLFTIIMIWSHERSIQNQTFTVTIIGLLVMITSSTLFNYHILNETYRIGSWIDIFYMASLCILAYAFYLYVPATYCDCKTEFDIPDIRKTFAPYIFVAVWFLLFIFSRVSPIDDDWEASLYNSGVILIFLTILKQLIISLENRKLMVQLDVLSSTDALTGSLNRHFLNRYALKLHESGLERISILFIDLVKFKEFNDTYGHIAGDERLKQLVSLMDECIKDDKYIIRYGGDEFIVLLPDAEKRVAEKAKQSLETCLATYSQAHSDMSPLLVTVGINTSTDLDILKIIDKADREMYKNKRFSEL; translated from the coding sequence ATGTCAGTATTGATGACTTGGTTTGTCCTAATCTTTCTTACAGTCACATTTCTATATCTTACATGGAAAGTATATAAAGTCTACCTACAAACATTTGATACATTCTTGTTTTATGGTTTTTTTGGACTGTTAATTTTTTCTGCCAATGTTCTGTTATGGGGCGTTAACTATTTCATTGGTAACTTTAGTGCCGTGAGTGTCTTCATCTCGATTTGTTTTATGATTGGATATGGACTAATCTTCTGGGCTTTCTTCCATAAAGTGTCTATATGTATCAACAGCAAGTCCGAGAAGACAATATTTGGCTTAGACATCTTAATTGTTATTACCGTTTCGATTACAATTGCTTTGTACGTAGCGGTGAAACCATTTTTAACAACTTATAACTTTTTCCATCTTACGAATGGTCTCATTATATTATATCCAATCATCGGGGTCATCCTTTTATTTACTATCATTATGATATGGTCCCACGAGCGTTCAATACAGAATCAAACCTTTACCGTGACCATCATCGGCCTATTGGTGATGATTACTAGCTCTACACTATTTAATTACCATATCCTAAATGAAACGTATCGCATTGGAAGCTGGATTGACATCTTTTATATGGCATCCCTCTGCATTTTGGCATACGCTTTCTATTTATATGTGCCTGCAACCTATTGCGATTGTAAGACGGAATTCGACATTCCTGATATTCGAAAAACATTTGCTCCTTATATATTTGTCGCGGTTTGGTTTTTACTATTTATCTTCAGCAGGGTTAGCCCAATTGATGACGACTGGGAAGCTTCTCTTTATAACTCAGGGGTTATATTGATTTTCCTTACCATTTTAAAACAGTTAATCATTTCTTTAGAGAATCGCAAGTTAATGGTTCAACTCGATGTTTTGTCTTCAACAGATGCCTTAACCGGTTCTTTAAATCGTCATTTTCTAAATCGGTATGCTTTGAAACTGCATGAATCAGGCCTCGAAAGGATTAGTATTCTATTTATAGATTTAGTCAAATTCAAGGAATTCAATGATACGTATGGCCATATAGCTGGTGATGAAAGACTTAAGCAGTTAGTTTCACTAATGGATGAATGCATTAAAGATGACAAATACATTATCCGTTATGGTGGCGATGAATTTATCGTATTACTACCTGATGCCGAGAAACGTGTCGCCGAGAAAGCGAAACAATCCTTGGAAACCTGTCTTGCTACGTATAGCCAGGCCCATTCCGATATGAGTCCTCTCCTCGTGACCGTCGGAATCAATACATCAACAGATTTAGATATTCTAAAAATCATCGACAAAGCCGATCGTGAAATGTATAAAAACAAGCGGTTTTCTGAGTTGTAA
- a CDS encoding YwiC-like family protein, giving the protein MMLPREHGAWAMLIMPLILGSLLSGFTVGHALLFLGTVSLYLSIYPLTRIVKGERKNGDLYYRWFFIYLVFSIFFVVPLVWTHPWLMTLGIVLLPVVAVNIVNAKRNNERSLLNDFVAIIGMSIGGVAGVYINSAHEPNFQLMLYVWLLSVIYFMTSTFHVKTLIREKGNTKFKFISRMYHAVIIIFTALTLPYHWFLAFIPAIIKGLLPSKPQRPLVIGLVELAHAMIFVILIVYLYYR; this is encoded by the coding sequence ATGATGCTACCAAGAGAGCATGGAGCTTGGGCGATGTTAATTATGCCCTTGATTTTAGGAAGTTTATTATCTGGGTTTACAGTAGGGCATGCTCTGCTATTTCTGGGAACAGTTAGCCTATATTTAAGCATATATCCATTGACTAGAATCGTGAAAGGTGAGCGCAAGAACGGAGATTTATACTATCGTTGGTTTTTCATTTATCTAGTTTTCAGTATTTTTTTCGTGGTGCCTTTAGTTTGGACACACCCATGGCTTATGACACTAGGTATAGTTCTGTTGCCAGTGGTAGCTGTCAATATTGTAAATGCGAAGCGAAATAATGAACGATCCCTTTTGAATGATTTTGTCGCAATTATCGGGATGTCCATTGGTGGGGTAGCAGGAGTATATATCAATTCAGCTCACGAGCCGAACTTTCAATTAATGCTCTACGTATGGCTATTATCTGTGATATATTTCATGACCAGCACGTTTCATGTGAAGACTTTGATAAGAGAAAAGGGTAATACAAAATTTAAGTTCATCAGTAGAATGTATCATGCAGTTATTATCATATTTACAGCACTTACGTTACCGTATCATTGGTTTCTTGCCTTTATTCCAGCAATAATCAAGGGGTTGTTGCCATCAAAGCCTCAGCGTCCGCTCGTAATTGGGCTTGTTGAATTAGCCCATGCTATGATTTTTGTAATACTGATTGTGTATCTATATTACCGCTAA